One Gordonia sp. SID5947 genomic region harbors:
- a CDS encoding GIY-YIG nuclease family protein: MVEHDAFQKLLDSDLDGLLDMPEKPKKVTSSDRLERAFLEIVEFRRTYGRLPSPTTRAISERKLGARLDGIFADDDKIQALKHLDEFGLLDVPEAPRSIDELLEHDPFDLLGDETGIMDVSGLPARKQRFETEEVARRRPAEDFAEFAPMFQQKHAELRDGASELLPYSGMQHIVPGAFFVLNGVMLFVAEVGETEYKKSTVRENKRERLRCVFENGTESRMYRQSLGIRLADEDGQIVVPREQPEILTDDEVSGYIYVLRSRSTDPQIAGITDLHKIGFSRGPVETRIRNADKSPTYLMAPVDVVATYRVYNTRVSVLENLLHRVFADVRLDLTQVDKTGRNYDPTEWFVVPRNVIDQAIDLIISGEIVRYIYNADIRRLVERRDA; encoded by the coding sequence ATGGTTGAGCACGACGCGTTCCAGAAACTCCTAGACTCCGACCTCGACGGCCTGCTGGACATGCCCGAGAAACCGAAGAAGGTCACCTCCAGCGATCGGTTGGAGCGGGCATTTCTGGAGATCGTAGAGTTCCGCCGCACCTACGGCCGGCTCCCAAGCCCGACGACGAGGGCGATCTCCGAGCGCAAGCTCGGAGCTCGTCTGGACGGCATCTTCGCCGACGACGACAAGATCCAAGCGCTCAAACACCTCGACGAGTTCGGTCTTCTCGACGTCCCCGAGGCGCCTCGTTCGATCGATGAGCTGCTGGAGCACGATCCGTTCGACTTACTGGGAGATGAGACCGGCATTATGGACGTCTCTGGCCTCCCGGCCCGTAAGCAGCGTTTCGAGACTGAGGAGGTGGCACGCCGTCGACCCGCTGAGGACTTCGCCGAGTTTGCTCCGATGTTTCAGCAGAAGCATGCGGAGCTGCGGGACGGTGCGAGCGAGTTGTTGCCGTATTCGGGGATGCAGCACATAGTTCCAGGTGCGTTCTTCGTGCTGAATGGTGTGATGCTCTTTGTCGCGGAGGTCGGGGAGACTGAGTACAAGAAATCGACTGTGCGCGAGAACAAACGCGAGCGCCTCCGCTGCGTCTTTGAGAACGGCACCGAATCGCGGATGTACAGGCAATCCTTGGGGATCAGGCTGGCAGATGAGGATGGTCAGATTGTCGTACCGCGAGAGCAGCCGGAGATCCTTACTGACGACGAGGTCAGCGGCTACATCTACGTCTTGCGTTCTCGAAGCACCGATCCGCAGATCGCGGGGATAACTGATCTGCACAAGATCGGCTTCTCGCGCGGACCGGTAGAGACCAGGATCAGGAACGCGGACAAGTCGCCCACCTACTTGATGGCGCCGGTCGACGTTGTCGCCACCTACCGCGTCTACAACACGCGTGTCTCAGTGTTGGAGAATCTGCTCCATCGCGTGTTCGCCGACGTGCGTTTGGACCTCACACAGGTCGACAAGACGGGCCGCAACTACGACCCGACCGAATGGTTCGTCGTGCCACGCAACGTCATTGATCAGGCAATCGACCTGATTATCTCGGGTGAGATCGTTCGCTACATATACAACGCCGACATACGCCGACTCGTCGAACGACGGGACGCGTGA
- a CDS encoding MFS transporter, which translates to MPVSASVFAAAWGGNEFTPLLVMYRQNGGLSDVAVDSLLFTYVLGIVPALVIGGPLSDRFGRRPLMLPAPIFAALGSLLLALGPHSFALLSVGRVASGVALGLSMAVGGSWIAEISARDGSGAPAGARRAAMSLTAGFGVGAGLAGVLAQWGPWPTVTPYAVNIAVAVAALVWMTGSPETRSRQECPGRLLDDLKISGIAQRRFLLVVLPVAPWVFGACASAYAVIPALMTAHTSGAPIAFAALCCVLGLAAGFGIQSVGRRIDDPHGVRGVVLALVVLALGMALAAAAAAMLTIWLSLLAAAVLGCGYGMAMISGLLEVQRIAGPGNLAGLSAVFYGVTYLGFAVPAVLAWTSQTWASITYPMMFGVGVAAASVCLATVALAHRADRAVDPRDTSATT; encoded by the coding sequence ATGCCCGTCTCCGCATCGGTGTTCGCCGCCGCATGGGGCGGCAACGAGTTCACGCCGCTGTTGGTGATGTACCGCCAGAACGGTGGCCTGTCCGACGTCGCGGTGGACAGCTTGCTCTTCACGTATGTGCTCGGGATCGTGCCGGCCCTGGTGATCGGCGGCCCCTTGTCGGACCGGTTCGGGCGTCGGCCGTTGATGCTGCCGGCACCGATCTTCGCCGCGCTGGGCTCTCTGCTGCTGGCACTCGGCCCACACTCGTTCGCCCTGCTGAGTGTCGGAAGGGTGGCCAGCGGTGTGGCGCTCGGTCTGTCGATGGCGGTCGGCGGCAGTTGGATCGCCGAGATCAGCGCCCGCGACGGATCGGGTGCCCCGGCCGGCGCGCGACGAGCCGCGATGAGTCTCACGGCAGGGTTCGGGGTGGGCGCCGGGCTGGCCGGTGTGCTGGCCCAGTGGGGTCCCTGGCCGACGGTCACGCCGTACGCGGTCAACATCGCGGTCGCCGTCGCAGCCCTGGTGTGGATGACGGGCAGCCCGGAGACCCGCTCCCGGCAGGAATGTCCGGGGCGGCTGCTCGACGACCTGAAGATCTCCGGTATCGCTCAACGTCGGTTCCTGCTCGTCGTGCTGCCGGTCGCCCCCTGGGTGTTCGGTGCCTGCGCGTCGGCGTATGCGGTGATCCCGGCCCTGATGACCGCGCACACCTCTGGCGCGCCGATCGCCTTCGCGGCACTGTGCTGCGTGCTGGGGCTCGCCGCCGGTTTCGGTATCCAGTCCGTCGGTCGCCGCATCGACGACCCGCACGGGGTGCGCGGCGTGGTTCTCGCCCTGGTCGTGCTGGCCCTCGGGATGGCCCTGGCAGCGGCCGCGGCGGCGATGCTGACGATCTGGCTGTCGCTGCTGGCCGCCGCAGTGCTCGGCTGTGGGTACGGCATGGCGATGATCTCCGGTCTGCTCGAGGTCCAGCGGATCGCCGGTCCCGGCAACCTCGCGGGTCTCTCGGCGGTGTTCTACGGGGTGACCTATCTCGGCTTCGCGGTGCCTGCGGTCCTCGCGTGGACGTCGCAGACATGGGCCTCGATCACCTACCCGATGATGTTCGGCGTCGGCGTGGCGGCGGCGTCCGTCTGCCTGGCGACCGTCGCGCTCGCGCACCGCGCCGACAGGGCCGTCGACCCGCGCGACACCTCCGCGACGACCTGA
- a CDS encoding VOC family protein: MTGSSGTPVSAAAATEALSEPWRVLADTVCAAYKTGGMVKGGEFVAKIIDAAEAVQHHPDIELRYGSVHLVLTTHSAHRLTEADVGLANTISAIAADLDLQPLPAPPARFDLAVDALDIAGVRPFWKAVLGYRDEPENPHIDLTDPAGILPGIWFQQMGEARTERNRLHVDLWVPHDVVEDRIAAAVDAGGQLVTDEFAPEWWVLADPEGNEVCLCTWQNRD, encoded by the coding sequence ATGACCGGATCCAGCGGAACCCCTGTCAGCGCCGCGGCGGCCACCGAGGCACTTTCCGAGCCGTGGCGGGTGCTCGCCGACACCGTGTGTGCCGCGTACAAGACCGGCGGCATGGTGAAGGGCGGTGAGTTCGTCGCGAAGATCATCGATGCCGCGGAAGCTGTGCAGCACCATCCCGACATCGAATTGCGGTATGGTTCAGTGCATCTCGTGTTGACGACGCACAGTGCACACCGTCTGACGGAGGCTGATGTGGGACTCGCGAACACGATCTCGGCGATCGCGGCCGACCTCGACCTGCAGCCACTGCCGGCGCCGCCGGCCCGTTTCGATCTCGCCGTCGACGCCCTCGACATCGCCGGCGTCCGGCCGTTCTGGAAGGCCGTGCTCGGTTATCGGGACGAGCCCGAGAACCCGCACATCGACCTCACCGACCCCGCCGGCATCCTGCCGGGGATCTGGTTCCAGCAGATGGGTGAGGCGCGGACGGAGCGCAATCGGCTGCATGTCGACCTCTGGGTGCCACACGACGTGGTGGAGGACCGCATCGCCGCCGCCGTGGACGCCGGCGGACAGCTGGTGACCGACGAGTTCGCCCCCGAATGGTGGGTTCTGGCCGACCCAGAGGGCAACGAGGTCTGCCTCTGTACCTGGCAGAACCGCGACTGA
- the rfbB gene encoding dTDP-glucose 4,6-dehydratase, whose amino-acid sequence MRVLVTGGAGFIGANFVLRTLRQRPDVEITVLDKLTYAANPATLQAVSDRIDLVKGDIADTDLVDQLVAATDLVVHFAAESHNDNSLADPSAFVQTNLVGTYSLLEAVRRHGVRYHHISTDEVYGDLDLDDPVRFTESTAYNPSSPYSSTKAGSDLLVRAWVRSFGLAATISNCSNNYGPYQHIEKFIPRQITNVLSGVRPKLYGDGLNVRDWIHVDDHNDAVWAIIEKGQIGETYLIGADGEVNNRTVVETVLELLGQPADAFDFVTDRPGHDRRYAIDSTRLRTELDWRPQYVDFRSGLSATIDWYRDNADWWQPNKQAVEQGYAATEKVIG is encoded by the coding sequence ATGCGCGTTCTGGTCACCGGGGGCGCCGGGTTCATCGGCGCGAACTTCGTGCTGCGTACCCTCCGTCAGCGTCCCGACGTCGAGATCACCGTGCTCGACAAGCTGACCTACGCCGCGAACCCGGCCACCCTGCAGGCGGTCTCCGATCGCATCGACCTGGTCAAGGGTGACATCGCCGACACCGACCTGGTGGACCAACTGGTGGCCGCCACCGACCTCGTGGTGCATTTCGCCGCCGAATCCCACAACGACAATTCGCTGGCCGACCCATCCGCGTTCGTGCAGACCAACCTCGTCGGCACCTACAGCCTGCTCGAGGCGGTGCGCCGCCACGGTGTGCGCTATCACCACATCAGCACCGACGAGGTCTACGGCGATCTCGACCTCGACGATCCGGTCCGCTTCACCGAGTCGACCGCGTACAACCCGTCGAGCCCGTACAGCTCCACCAAGGCCGGCAGCGACCTGCTGGTGCGTGCCTGGGTTCGGTCCTTCGGGCTGGCCGCGACCATCTCCAACTGCTCGAACAACTACGGCCCGTACCAACACATCGAGAAGTTCATCCCCCGCCAGATCACCAACGTGCTCTCGGGAGTGCGACCCAAGCTCTACGGCGACGGGCTCAACGTGCGGGACTGGATTCACGTCGACGACCACAACGACGCGGTCTGGGCCATCATCGAGAAGGGTCAGATCGGCGAGACCTATCTGATCGGCGCCGACGGCGAGGTGAACAACCGCACCGTCGTGGAAACCGTCCTGGAACTGCTCGGGCAACCCGCCGACGCGTTCGACTTCGTCACCGATCGCCCCGGTCACGACCGCCGCTACGCGATCGACTCGACCCGCCTGCGCACCGAACTCGATTGGCGCCCACAGTATGTGGACTTCCGGTCGGGGCTCTCGGCGACCATCGACTGGTACCGCGACAACGCCGACTGGTGGCAACCGAACAAGCAAGCGGTCGAACAGGGTTACGCCGCGACGGAGAAGGTCATCGGCTGA
- a CDS encoding NADP-dependent malic enzyme has product MASTADNVPTDRQTRAAFNEPSIDDLPITDEEIFMAHVGGKLSVELRSPIDTQRDLSIAYTPGVAQVSRAIDGETHLVNKYTWTDRLVAVVSDGSAVLGLGDIGPRASLPVMEGKSALFRTFAGLNSIPIVLDTKDPDEIVETLIRLRPSFGAVNLEDISAPRCFEIERRVIEALDCPVMHDDQHGTAIVVLAALKGAMAQQKRDLRDLKVVISGAGAAGVACANILGHAGVSDVVVLDSKGIVSFHREDLNEVKQELAERTNPRSLGGGPAEALAGADVFLGVSAGKIDETLIASMADNAIVFALSNPDPEIHPTVAAKRAAIVATGRSDFPNQINNVLAFPGVFAGALDAGARRITERMKLAAAEAIFSVAADDIRPDRIVPSPLDNRVAPAVAAAVAEAAKAEGVA; this is encoded by the coding sequence GTGGCCAGCACGGCAGACAACGTCCCGACCGACCGGCAGACCCGAGCAGCATTCAACGAGCCGTCGATCGACGATTTGCCCATCACCGACGAAGAGATCTTCATGGCGCACGTCGGCGGCAAACTCTCGGTGGAGTTGCGCTCGCCGATCGACACCCAGCGGGACCTCTCGATCGCCTACACCCCAGGTGTGGCGCAGGTGTCGCGGGCCATCGACGGCGAGACCCATCTCGTGAACAAATACACCTGGACCGACCGGCTCGTCGCCGTCGTCAGCGACGGCTCGGCCGTCCTCGGTCTCGGTGACATCGGCCCGCGCGCGTCGCTGCCGGTGATGGAGGGCAAGTCGGCCCTGTTCCGCACCTTCGCGGGACTCAACTCGATCCCGATCGTGCTCGACACCAAGGACCCCGACGAGATCGTCGAGACCTTGATCCGCCTGCGCCCCAGCTTCGGCGCGGTCAACCTCGAGGACATCTCCGCGCCACGGTGTTTCGAGATCGAACGTCGCGTGATCGAGGCCCTCGACTGCCCGGTCATGCACGACGACCAGCACGGCACTGCCATCGTGGTGCTGGCCGCGCTGAAGGGTGCGATGGCCCAGCAGAAACGCGATCTGCGGGACCTCAAGGTGGTCATCTCCGGCGCGGGGGCGGCCGGTGTCGCGTGCGCCAACATCCTCGGCCATGCCGGCGTGTCCGACGTCGTGGTCCTCGATTCCAAGGGCATCGTCAGCTTCCACCGCGAGGATCTGAACGAGGTCAAGCAGGAACTGGCCGAGCGCACGAATCCGCGCAGCCTCGGAGGCGGCCCCGCCGAGGCGTTGGCCGGAGCGGACGTCTTCCTCGGTGTGTCCGCGGGCAAGATCGACGAAACGCTGATCGCATCGATGGCCGACAACGCCATCGTGTTCGCGCTGTCCAACCCGGACCCGGAGATCCACCCGACGGTCGCCGCGAAGCGTGCCGCGATCGTCGCGACCGGCCGCAGCGACTTCCCGAATCAGATCAACAACGTGCTCGCGTTCCCCGGCGTGTTCGCCGGAGCGCTGGACGCGGGCGCTCGCCGGATCACCGAACGCATGAAACTCGCTGCGGCAGAAGCGATCTTCTCGGTCGCCGCCGACGACATCCGGCCGGACCGAATTGTTCCCAGCCCGCTGGACAATCGGGTCGCACCCGCCGTCGCGGCCGCCGTGGCCGAGGCGGCAAAGGCCGAGGGCGTCGCCTGA
- the galE gene encoding UDP-glucose 4-epimerase GalE, translating to MRVLVSGGAGYIGSHTVIRLVEAGHDVVVVDDFSNAKPTVIGRLEALTGTSIPVHSFDLTDVDKTEHLFAHEPIDAVVHFAGFKAVGESVAKPLDYYQNNLDSTFSLLRAMRRHDVRTLVFSSSATVYGAEPQLPMTEDLPTSATNPYGWTKVMIEQVLTDVAASDDRWRIAALRYFNPVGAHASGDIGEDPSGIPNNLMPFVAQVAVGRREKLSVFGDDYDTPDGTGVRDYIHVDDLAAGHVAALDRISVGTAPMSVWNLGTGQGVSVLEVIKAFERASGRPIPYEIAPRRAGDIAASYADPAKANAELGWYATKTIDDMCADTWRWQSKNPTGYPDA from the coding sequence ATGCGCGTACTCGTCAGCGGCGGCGCCGGCTACATCGGCTCGCACACGGTCATCCGTCTCGTCGAGGCCGGCCACGATGTGGTCGTCGTCGACGATTTCAGCAACGCCAAGCCGACGGTGATCGGCAGGCTCGAAGCCCTCACCGGCACCTCCATCCCGGTCCACTCCTTCGACCTCACCGACGTCGACAAGACCGAGCACCTGTTCGCTCATGAGCCGATCGACGCGGTGGTCCATTTCGCCGGATTCAAAGCCGTCGGCGAGTCGGTTGCCAAGCCGCTCGACTACTACCAGAACAATCTCGACAGCACGTTCTCGCTGCTACGCGCCATGCGGCGGCACGACGTGCGGACGCTGGTGTTCTCGTCGTCGGCCACCGTGTACGGCGCCGAACCGCAGCTCCCGATGACCGAGGATCTGCCGACGTCGGCAACCAATCCGTACGGCTGGACCAAGGTCATGATCGAGCAGGTCCTCACCGATGTGGCCGCGAGCGACGATCGGTGGCGGATCGCCGCGCTGCGCTACTTCAACCCGGTCGGCGCGCATGCCAGCGGCGACATCGGCGAGGATCCGAGCGGCATCCCGAACAATCTGATGCCGTTCGTCGCCCAGGTCGCCGTGGGACGCCGGGAGAAGTTGTCGGTGTTCGGCGACGACTACGACACCCCCGACGGCACCGGTGTGCGCGACTACATCCACGTCGACGACCTCGCCGCCGGACATGTCGCCGCGCTGGATCGCATCAGCGTGGGCACCGCCCCGATGTCGGTCTGGAATCTCGGTACCGGACAGGGTGTTTCGGTCCTCGAAGTCATCAAGGCATTCGAACGGGCGAGCGGAAGGCCGATCCCCTACGAGATCGCCCCCCGCCGTGCCGGTGACATCGCGGCGTCGTATGCCGACCCGGCGAAGGCCAACGCCGAACTCGGGTGGTACGCCACCAAGACCATCGACGACATGTGCGCCGACACCTGGCGCTGGCAGTCGAAGAACCCGACCGGCTATCCGGACGCCTGA
- a CDS encoding alpha/beta fold hydrolase, whose amino-acid sequence MQLTLERSGLIAALTAISAVLAVALAGVAAATPFPVTTDVNTAIVTGFSTPATTPPSGSNHVDCHDRSGRDPVILLHGTALNQNANLAYLAPTLANAGFCVFSLTYGQTSWSGNVGGLGDKKRSARQVADLMDRVLAATHARRVDIVGHSQGGAIAQLVSQLPGRATQIDTIIGLAAPNRGFSRTSNITDRLPAARRPGENDWGPRHPNIHYLNLATTHDEIVTPWQNSFMSPGANVVNTRVQDVCPSSMIGHLGMAYSPTVAALVRNGLDPTHRVPVPCGKDYPG is encoded by the coding sequence ATGCAGCTCACTCTCGAGCGTTCCGGACTGATCGCCGCACTGACGGCCATCTCGGCGGTCCTCGCCGTTGCCCTCGCGGGTGTCGCGGCTGCCACGCCGTTCCCCGTCACCACCGACGTCAACACGGCCATCGTCACCGGATTCAGCACGCCGGCCACGACTCCGCCATCTGGTTCGAACCATGTCGACTGCCACGACCGGTCAGGGCGCGACCCGGTGATCCTGCTGCACGGCACGGCGCTGAATCAGAATGCCAATCTGGCGTATCTCGCTCCGACCCTCGCGAATGCCGGATTCTGCGTGTTCAGCCTGACCTACGGCCAGACGAGTTGGAGTGGCAACGTCGGCGGACTCGGCGACAAGAAGCGCTCCGCGCGGCAGGTCGCCGACCTCATGGATCGAGTCCTGGCGGCGACACACGCCCGCCGGGTCGACATCGTCGGACATTCGCAGGGTGGCGCAATCGCCCAACTGGTCAGCCAGCTGCCCGGCCGCGCAACTCAGATCGACACGATCATCGGTCTAGCTGCACCGAACCGCGGCTTCTCCCGCACCAGCAACATCACCGATCGACTTCCCGCAGCACGCCGCCCGGGCGAGAACGACTGGGGCCCGCGCCACCCGAACATCCACTACCTCAACCTGGCGACCACCCATGATGAGATCGTGACGCCGTGGCAGAACTCGTTCATGTCGCCGGGCGCGAACGTCGTCAACACCCGCGTGCAGGACGTCTGCCCGAGCTCGATGATCGGCCATCTCGGCATGGCCTATTCGCCCACCGTGGCGGCCCTCGTCCGCAACGGCCTCGACCCGACACACCGCGTCCCGGTGCCCTGTGGGAAGGACTATCCAGGGTGA
- a CDS encoding AraC family transcriptional regulator codes for MSRPPPARHLLRAKDLVDAQFAEPLTVDEMASAAGLSRAHFTRAFAATFGESPHAYLQTRRLERAAAMLRNTDRSVADICMSVGLSSVGSFTTSFTKAFGKPPTAYRSTFPPARAYVPVPACVIRVYGRPAPTTRAPTTAPPEDSTREEDHDVADS; via the coding sequence ATGTCCAGGCCGCCTCCGGCTCGGCATCTGCTGCGCGCCAAGGACCTGGTCGACGCGCAGTTCGCCGAGCCGTTGACCGTCGACGAGATGGCGTCGGCGGCCGGACTGTCGCGCGCGCACTTCACACGCGCATTTGCCGCCACTTTCGGCGAGTCCCCGCACGCGTACCTCCAGACACGCCGGCTCGAGCGTGCGGCGGCCATGCTGCGCAACACCGACCGGTCGGTGGCCGACATCTGCATGTCGGTCGGTCTCTCCAGCGTCGGCTCGTTCACGACCAGTTTCACTAAGGCTTTCGGCAAGCCGCCCACCGCGTACCGGTCGACGTTCCCACCCGCGAGGGCATATGTCCCGGTGCCGGCGTGCGTGATCCGCGTCTACGGCCGCCCCGCCCCGACGACCCGCGCACCCACAACAGCGCCTCCCGAAGACAGCACACGGGAAGAAGACCACGACGTCGCCGACTCCTAA
- a CDS encoding GntR family transcriptional regulator, which translates to MLSATPESAAERVYREVKRQILTNEIAGGELISEGEVASRWTVSRTPVREAFLRLEAEGWMRLYPKRGALVVPIGDREARDVVEARALLEGHAVRSVVGDDAVRSALACRLAENLAAHRAADPADIAEFSRLDAEFHQLIVTAGDNPLLADFFVGLGERHRRMTTASVHRDIAVATRILSDHGELLDAVEAGDAAAFETALGAHLAGVHDIRPGDRS; encoded by the coding sequence ATGTTGAGTGCTACCCCTGAATCGGCTGCTGAGCGCGTATATCGCGAGGTCAAGCGCCAAATTCTCACAAACGAGATTGCCGGCGGTGAGCTGATCAGCGAGGGGGAGGTGGCCTCGCGATGGACCGTCAGCCGCACTCCGGTCCGGGAGGCATTCCTGCGTCTGGAAGCCGAGGGATGGATGCGCCTGTATCCCAAACGCGGCGCGCTGGTGGTGCCCATCGGCGACCGTGAGGCGCGGGATGTGGTGGAGGCCCGGGCTCTCCTCGAAGGCCACGCGGTGCGGTCGGTCGTCGGTGACGACGCTGTCCGCAGCGCGCTCGCCTGCCGACTGGCGGAGAACCTCGCGGCCCACCGTGCGGCGGACCCGGCCGACATCGCCGAGTTCTCCCGGCTCGACGCCGAGTTCCATCAACTCATCGTCACCGCCGGCGACAATCCGTTGCTCGCCGACTTCTTCGTCGGTCTCGGGGAACGGCACCGACGGATGACGACCGCGAGCGTGCATCGGGACATCGCCGTCGCCACCAGGATTCTGTCCGACCACGGCGAACTGCTCGACGCCGTCGAGGCCGGTGACGCGGCAGCGTTCGAGACCGCGCTGGGCGCGCACCTTGCCGGGGTCCACGACATCCGGCCGGGGGACAGGTCATGA